One Robbsia sp. KACC 23696 DNA segment encodes these proteins:
- a CDS encoding multidrug efflux MFS transporter — translation MSRSAVSSPAPAPAAPEYFNPAWRRNLAVCVFGSFTTLVAMTLLLPFLPLYVAELGVHDPAAIARWSGLAFGATFFSAALLSPLWGRLADRYGRKLMMIRASLGMAIAMSLLGMVHDVWQLVAVRLLAGILGGYASGSMILVATQTPKARVGWALGTLSSGIMLGNLVGPLIGGVLPQWIGIRWTFLAAGGVIFIAFLATTFLIKEDASQRQPKKGATAATQSTGDTATPPRKEGWAAIPQKGPVIAMLVTGMLLMFANMSIEPIITLFVGDLVSASQVTLVSGLAMSAAALGSVLSASRLGKLADRIGHWRVIISCMIAAAILLVPQAFVQSAWQLVLLRFMMGLALGGLLPCVASVIRHRVPSHIAGSMLGYSTSAQYAGQVTGPLAGGMLGGTFGMRSVFIGTAVLMALSAAANVVLSKRYAASSPTGGA, via the coding sequence GTGTCCCGCTCTGCCGTATCCTCGCCCGCACCGGCCCCGGCTGCGCCGGAATACTTCAATCCGGCGTGGCGCCGCAATCTCGCCGTATGCGTCTTCGGCTCGTTTACGACGCTGGTCGCCATGACCTTGCTGTTGCCCTTCCTGCCTTTGTACGTGGCCGAATTGGGTGTGCATGACCCGGCGGCGATCGCGCGGTGGTCAGGCCTGGCATTCGGCGCGACGTTTTTCAGCGCGGCGCTGCTGTCGCCGCTCTGGGGGCGTCTCGCGGACCGGTACGGCCGCAAGCTGATGATGATTCGCGCCAGCCTCGGCATGGCGATCGCGATGTCGCTGCTCGGCATGGTGCACGACGTCTGGCAATTGGTGGCGGTCCGCTTGCTGGCCGGTATTCTCGGCGGCTATGCGTCCGGATCGATGATCCTGGTTGCCACGCAGACGCCGAAGGCACGCGTCGGTTGGGCGTTGGGTACCTTGTCGTCGGGCATCATGCTCGGCAATCTGGTCGGACCGTTGATCGGCGGCGTCTTGCCGCAATGGATCGGCATTCGTTGGACCTTCCTCGCGGCAGGTGGCGTGATATTCATCGCCTTTCTAGCCACCACTTTCCTGATCAAGGAGGACGCCTCGCAACGCCAGCCGAAGAAAGGCGCGACCGCTGCCACGCAATCGACGGGAGACACAGCGACGCCGCCACGGAAGGAAGGCTGGGCAGCCATCCCGCAGAAGGGGCCGGTCATCGCCATGCTCGTAACTGGGATGTTGTTGATGTTCGCCAATATGTCGATCGAGCCGATCATCACGCTGTTCGTCGGCGACCTCGTCAGTGCGTCACAGGTCACCTTGGTGTCGGGGCTTGCGATGTCGGCGGCCGCGCTGGGGAGTGTGCTGTCGGCGTCGCGACTCGGTAAGCTCGCCGACCGTATCGGGCATTGGCGCGTGATCATCAGCTGCATGATCGCGGCGGCGATTTTGCTGGTGCCGCAGGCCTTCGTGCAGTCCGCCTGGCAGTTGGTTCTGCTGCGTTTCATGATGGGGCTGGCATTGGGCGGCTTGCTGCCTTGCGTCGCCAGCGTGATCCGGCATCGGGTGCCGTCGCATATCGCGGGCAGCATGCTCGGCTATTCGACGTCGGCGCAATACGCGGGGCAGGTCACCGGGCCGCTCGCGGGCGGCATGTTGGGCGGCACATTCGGTATGCGCTCGGTCTTCATCGGCACGGCCGTATTGATGGCGCTTAGCGCCGCGGCCAATGTCGTGCTCTCGAAACGCTATGCAGCGTCGTCGCCTACCGGCGGGGCATGA
- a CDS encoding RcnB family protein: protein MKSKAIALLLASALVGTSAGAFAQGGPGPDNHGGPDQHGGPGPRGGDHGGPQGGPRGGDMHADNHGGRPPVPHQDWRRGQRLPNDYRDNRYVVNDWHAHGLRQPPRGYEWRQVNGDYVLAAVATGVITSIILSH from the coding sequence ATGAAATCGAAAGCCATCGCGTTGTTGCTGGCATCGGCCCTGGTGGGCACGTCGGCGGGAGCCTTCGCACAAGGTGGTCCGGGACCGGACAATCATGGGGGACCGGACCAACATGGCGGCCCGGGACCGCGAGGCGGTGACCACGGCGGCCCGCAAGGCGGACCGCGTGGCGGCGACATGCATGCCGACAATCACGGCGGCCGTCCGCCGGTGCCGCATCAGGACTGGCGTCGTGGCCAACGTCTGCCGAACGACTATCGCGACAACCGCTATGTCGTGAACGATTGGCATGCACATGGCCTGCGTCAACCGCCGCGCGGTTATGAATGGCGCCAAGTCAATGGTGACTACGTGCTGGCCGCAGTGGCGACGGGCGTGATCACCAGCATCATCCTCTCGCACTGA
- a CDS encoding arsenic transporter — protein sequence MPTGLIWCVIVLSIVGVMTRPLRLPEAVFALGGAAVLCLGGALPWAAAGQAVLKGMDVYLFLTGMMLVSEIARQTGVFDYVAVHAARRARGSAYRLLWLVYAVGVVVTALMSNDATAVVLTPAVLAATRAAKVREPLPYLYACAFVANAASFILPIANPANLVVFQNQMPPLGAWLARFALPSLLAVGLTYGALRFTQRVALREAFSAQEQDASDVGNAGDHDDHGDHDEAGATLSLPGRWAVAGIATLVVVMLTASARDMALGAPTAVCGCVVLAVVSIAARRKQPAGADVNADANAFGVLDVLRGVSWGVLPMVAGLFVLVEALAQTGALHAAAQWLQQRLQDGGATNQAMVAGGAGIATALLGNLVNNLPAGLVAGTIVGQAHVPALTASAVAIGIDLGPNLSVTGSLATLLWLTALRRENLDVSAWRFLRVGVVVMVPALLAALAGLVLQDLIVQTWLK from the coding sequence ATGCCGACTGGATTGATCTGGTGCGTGATCGTCTTATCGATCGTGGGTGTGATGACAAGACCGTTGCGTTTGCCCGAGGCTGTTTTTGCCTTGGGCGGCGCAGCGGTTTTGTGCCTTGGTGGCGCGCTGCCGTGGGCGGCGGCGGGGCAGGCCGTGCTCAAGGGCATGGATGTCTACCTGTTCCTGACGGGCATGATGCTGGTGTCGGAGATCGCGCGACAAACGGGCGTGTTCGACTATGTTGCCGTGCATGCGGCGCGACGCGCGCGAGGGAGCGCTTATCGACTGCTTTGGCTGGTGTATGCGGTAGGTGTCGTCGTGACGGCGTTGATGTCGAACGACGCCACCGCCGTGGTGTTAACGCCCGCCGTTCTGGCGGCCACGCGAGCGGCAAAGGTGCGCGAACCGTTGCCGTATCTTTACGCTTGCGCCTTCGTCGCGAACGCGGCCAGCTTTATCCTGCCGATCGCCAATCCGGCGAATCTCGTCGTGTTTCAAAATCAAATGCCGCCGCTGGGCGCGTGGTTGGCACGCTTTGCCTTGCCGTCGCTGCTCGCGGTCGGCCTGACATACGGTGCGCTTCGTTTCACGCAACGCGTGGCGTTGCGGGAGGCGTTCTCGGCACAAGAGCAAGACGCATCCGACGTTGGCAATGCGGGCGATCACGACGATCATGGCGATCACGACGAGGCCGGCGCAACCCTGTCGCTGCCAGGCCGGTGGGCCGTGGCCGGTATCGCTACACTGGTCGTCGTCATGTTGACCGCCTCGGCCCGCGATATGGCGCTTGGCGCGCCAACGGCGGTGTGCGGCTGCGTCGTGCTTGCCGTCGTCTCGATCGCGGCACGCCGCAAGCAGCCCGCTGGGGCCGATGTCAACGCGGATGCCAATGCATTCGGCGTTCTCGACGTCCTGCGAGGCGTGTCGTGGGGCGTGCTGCCGATGGTGGCGGGACTGTTCGTCCTGGTCGAAGCGTTGGCGCAGACCGGCGCCTTGCACGCGGCGGCGCAATGGCTTCAGCAGCGATTACAGGACGGCGGTGCAACGAACCAGGCGATGGTCGCGGGCGGTGCGGGCATCGCAACGGCCTTGCTTGGCAATCTGGTGAACAACCTGCCCGCGGGTTTGGTTGCCGGTACGATCGTCGGCCAGGCGCATGTTCCCGCGCTGACAGCCAGCGCGGTCGCCATCGGCATCGATCTCGGGCCGAATCTATCGGTCACCGGCTCCTTGGCGACGCTGCTGTGGCTGACCGCATTGCGGCGCGAGAACCTCGATGTCAGCGCGTGGCGCTTCTTGCGCGTCGGCGTTGTGGTCATGGTGCCGGCGCTGCTCGCCGCGCTGGCCGGACTCGTGCTGCAGGACCTCATCGTGCAGACCTGGCTGAAGTAA
- the motA gene encoding flagellar motor stator protein MotA — MFVIIGMVLVVGCVVGSFIGAGGHVAALIQPLELLCILGAATGAFVISNPGKTIKATMAALPKAFKGNAFTKERYVQLISLLYELLQKARKDGMIALEADVESPDSSPIFQKYPDVVADHHLLEFIVDYLRMMSSGNLTVHEIQDLMDAEMDTHHSEAAVPGGALQGMADGLPAFGIVAAVMGVVHTMGSVGAPPAVLGELIAGALVGTFLGILMAYGFIGPLATLINAKAKEAGKPYECVKCVLLASLGGYAPSIAVEFGRKVLFTADRPSFNELEEAVKATKGPR; from the coding sequence ATGTTTGTGATCATTGGGATGGTTCTCGTCGTCGGCTGCGTTGTCGGCAGCTTCATCGGTGCGGGCGGACACGTCGCCGCGCTGATTCAGCCGCTCGAGCTCCTTTGTATCCTGGGCGCGGCCACCGGCGCCTTCGTGATCAGCAATCCCGGCAAGACGATCAAGGCGACGATGGCTGCGCTGCCGAAAGCGTTCAAGGGCAATGCCTTTACGAAAGAACGCTATGTGCAACTGATTTCGCTGCTGTACGAGCTGCTGCAGAAGGCGCGTAAGGACGGCATGATCGCGCTCGAAGCGGATGTCGAGTCGCCCGATTCCAGCCCGATCTTCCAGAAGTATCCGGACGTGGTGGCAGACCATCATCTGCTCGAATTCATCGTCGACTATCTGCGCATGATGTCGTCGGGCAACCTGACCGTGCACGAAATCCAGGACCTGATGGACGCGGAAATGGATACGCATCACTCCGAGGCCGCCGTTCCGGGCGGTGCCTTGCAAGGCATGGCCGACGGTTTGCCGGCGTTCGGGATCGTGGCGGCGGTGATGGGCGTGGTGCACACGATGGGCTCGGTGGGCGCACCGCCGGCCGTGCTGGGCGAGTTGATCGCAGGCGCGCTGGTGGGAACCTTCCTCGGCATCTTGATGGCCTATGGCTTCATCGGCCCGCTGGCGACCTTGATCAATGCGAAGGCGAAGGAAGCGGGCAAGCCCTACGAGTGCGTGAAGTGCGTGTTGCTCGCGTCGCTCGGCGGTTATGCACCGAGCATCGCCGTGGAATTCGGCCGCAAGGTCTTGTTCACCGCGGATCGCCCCTCCTTCAATGAACTGGAAGAAGCGGTCAAGGCGACCAAGGGGCCGCGATGA
- the motB gene encoding flagellar motor protein MotB: MSDDKDRVSLTIIRRKSKGDHGGHHGGAWKIAYADFVTAMMAFFLLMWLLGSTTKGEKAGIADYFNTPLRVALTGGAYSGGATSILQGGGSDMTKTNIGDVKHDDPVKSKAKPTSPLDEKKQQQTKADDLRKLSALKQKIEQLIDQNIKLKPFKNQIRLDITSEGLRIQITDAQNRPMFASGSSVLAQYTKSILYEIGVALNDVENRVSIAGHTDSAPYSGGEKGYSNWELSSERANAARRELISGGMNERKVIQVRGLADALPLDFKDPAAPMNRRISILVLNHESLAAFLRDGGRTDVGDGEQAADLIGASGTPTAAAKAASMAASDSVTSAAPSTSAAPTASTSHATAAKPAAASAPAEAPAAASH; the protein is encoded by the coding sequence ATGAGCGACGACAAGGATCGCGTCTCGCTGACGATCATCCGTCGGAAGTCCAAGGGGGATCACGGCGGACATCATGGCGGCGCATGGAAAATCGCCTACGCGGACTTCGTGACCGCGATGATGGCCTTCTTCCTGCTGATGTGGTTGCTCGGCTCGACGACAAAGGGCGAGAAAGCCGGGATCGCCGATTACTTCAATACGCCGCTGCGCGTCGCGTTGACGGGCGGTGCATATTCGGGCGGTGCCACGTCGATTCTGCAAGGCGGCGGCTCGGACATGACGAAGACCAATATCGGCGACGTCAAGCACGACGACCCGGTGAAGTCGAAGGCCAAGCCGACGTCGCCGCTGGACGAGAAGAAGCAGCAACAGACGAAGGCTGATGATCTGCGCAAGCTGAGCGCGCTGAAGCAGAAGATCGAGCAACTGATCGATCAGAATATCAAGCTGAAGCCGTTCAAGAACCAGATTCGGCTGGATATCACCAGCGAAGGCCTGCGTATTCAAATTACCGACGCGCAGAACCGGCCGATGTTTGCTTCGGGGAGTTCGGTCCTGGCGCAATACACGAAGTCGATTCTCTATGAGATCGGCGTGGCGTTGAACGACGTGGAAAACCGCGTGTCCATCGCCGGGCATACGGATTCGGCGCCGTACAGCGGCGGGGAGAAGGGGTATTCAAACTGGGAGCTGTCCAGCGAACGGGCGAATGCGGCGCGACGTGAACTGATCTCGGGCGGCATGAACGAGCGCAAGGTGATTCAGGTACGCGGTTTGGCCGACGCGCTACCGCTGGATTTCAAGGATCCGGCTGCACCGATGAATCGACGGATCAGCATCCTGGTGCTGAACCATGAAAGCCTCGCGGCCTTCCTGCGCGACGGGGGCCGGACCGACGTCGGCGACGGCGAGCAAGCCGCCGATTTGATCGGGGCCTCGGGCACGCCGACCGCTGCCGCGAAGGCCGCATCGATGGCGGCCAGCGACAGCGTCACCAGCGCGGCACCGTCGACTTCGGCCGCCCCGACCGCATCGACCAGCCATGCCACGGCGGCCAAGCCCGCTGCGGCGAGCGCCCCGGCGGAAGCCCCAGCCGCCGCGTCGCACTGA
- a CDS encoding YihY/virulence factor BrkB family protein, whose amino-acid sequence MPAVDTKSIARELKKDGKQSVSVGMRAAKRFGADKCTTLAAGIAFYSAFSLAPMLLMVIAVAGWFYGAEAARGQLFSRVQGFLGSDAAAAIQAIVEHAHQQGGGGFAAILSIVLLVVGASATFSSLNTALDVVLPMPKRESRSGVVQMVRTRLISFGLVLGVAFLLIVSLVLDTVITFIGAMLWQNTPFVFFGNLAQMLVSFVIMLAAFGALIKFLPDASALVRWRDAAWGGAVSALLFTIGKKLFAMYLAHAGTASAFGAAGSLAVLLMWLYFSAAVLLLGAEVAAVRGGFDLPDDSATAHRGAGSNRSAARLVPGQAVQHPENSLAPASTVPLAPPSTARSLQAAVDRAIARSRYPTLLKLATQAAPLVLQGISLLLPTHRRAATPPAAPARGAKGATAEPSKGRGKSAVVAAMLAALFQGKKRPAPPKRGVTHVTGVKTSYGRAVASRTRHPVATALFAAGTGLVIASLANRTKK is encoded by the coding sequence ATGCCAGCAGTCGATACCAAATCCATCGCACGAGAACTGAAAAAAGACGGTAAGCAGTCCGTTTCGGTGGGCATGCGCGCGGCAAAACGTTTCGGCGCCGATAAATGCACGACGCTGGCGGCCGGTATCGCGTTCTATTCGGCGTTTTCCCTCGCGCCGATGCTGCTGATGGTGATCGCCGTGGCCGGCTGGTTCTACGGCGCCGAAGCGGCACGTGGGCAGTTGTTTTCCAGGGTGCAGGGGTTCCTCGGTAGCGACGCCGCCGCCGCGATTCAGGCCATCGTCGAACATGCGCATCAGCAGGGCGGTGGCGGCTTTGCTGCGATTCTGTCGATCGTGCTGCTCGTCGTCGGGGCCTCCGCGACGTTTTCATCGCTGAATACCGCTCTCGATGTGGTCCTCCCGATGCCGAAGCGTGAATCGCGCTCCGGCGTCGTGCAGATGGTCCGCACACGCCTTATCTCGTTCGGCCTTGTGCTGGGCGTCGCGTTCCTGCTGATCGTGTCCCTCGTCCTGGATACGGTGATCACGTTTATCGGCGCCATGCTCTGGCAGAACACGCCCTTCGTTTTCTTCGGCAATCTCGCGCAGATGCTCGTCAGCTTCGTCATTATGCTGGCGGCATTCGGTGCATTGATCAAATTCCTGCCCGACGCGTCCGCTCTGGTGCGCTGGCGCGATGCGGCGTGGGGCGGCGCCGTCTCGGCGCTGCTGTTCACGATCGGCAAGAAACTTTTTGCGATGTATCTGGCGCATGCCGGGACCGCCAGCGCTTTCGGTGCGGCAGGATCTCTGGCCGTTTTGCTGATGTGGCTGTATTTCTCTGCGGCGGTACTGCTGCTAGGCGCCGAAGTCGCGGCCGTGCGGGGCGGATTCGATCTTCCCGATGACAGCGCGACCGCCCATCGCGGCGCGGGGTCGAATAGGTCGGCGGCGCGCCTGGTACCAGGTCAGGCCGTACAGCATCCGGAGAATAGTTTGGCACCGGCATCGACGGTGCCGCTGGCACCGCCGTCGACCGCGCGCAGCCTGCAAGCGGCGGTCGATCGTGCGATTGCCCGCTCGCGCTATCCAACCCTGCTGAAATTGGCAACGCAGGCGGCACCGTTGGTGCTCCAGGGGATCAGCCTGTTGCTGCCGACGCATCGACGCGCGGCCACGCCGCCGGCGGCACCGGCGCGCGGGGCCAAAGGGGCCACGGCTGAGCCGTCGAAAGGGCGTGGAAAGTCGGCCGTCGTCGCGGCGATGCTCGCCGCCTTGTTCCAAGGAAAGAAGCGCCCGGCGCCGCCGAAACGCGGCGTCACGCATGTGACCGGCGTGAAAACCTCGTACGGCCGCGCTGTCGCGTCGCGCACCCGACACCCGGTCGCGACCGCGCTATTCGCGGCCGGCACGGGTCTCGTGATCGCCAGCTTGGCGAATCGGACGAAGAAATAA
- the minC gene encoding septum site-determining protein MinC — protein sequence MSLKKTPFFELRSGTVDLLHFVMKTADVGALRAELARRFESTPAFFAGESVAVDVRRLETPLSSLDLVQIEALLTEFRMRTAGVVIDTNDALQRGWAESQHAPILESRERGRNGELAEDSAATPSAVTAAAATATTETGGDAAASSPASGAPSSKATPTLVIDRPLRSGQRIYAEGDLVILGQVSNGAEVIAEGNIHVYAPLRGRALAGVHGNHAARIFCTCLEPELISIAGIYRTTENPLAADVHGKPVQVRLDDEKLIFEPLRLT from the coding sequence ATGTCGCTCAAAAAAACGCCGTTCTTCGAATTGCGAAGTGGTACCGTCGATCTATTGCATTTTGTGATGAAAACCGCCGACGTCGGCGCGTTACGTGCCGAATTGGCGCGCCGTTTCGAATCGACGCCTGCGTTTTTTGCCGGTGAGTCCGTCGCCGTCGACGTACGACGTCTCGAAACACCGCTCTCCAGTCTTGATCTGGTGCAGATCGAGGCCTTATTGACCGAATTCCGCATGCGCACCGCGGGCGTCGTGATCGACACGAACGACGCGTTGCAGCGCGGCTGGGCCGAAAGTCAGCATGCGCCGATCCTGGAGTCGCGCGAGCGAGGCCGGAATGGCGAGCTGGCCGAGGACAGCGCTGCAACGCCCTCGGCCGTGACAGCGGCGGCCGCGACGGCGACTACCGAGACAGGTGGCGATGCCGCCGCGTCGAGCCCGGCATCCGGCGCGCCGTCGTCGAAAGCGACCCCGACATTGGTCATCGACCGCCCCTTGCGTTCCGGGCAGCGGATCTATGCCGAGGGCGACCTCGTCATACTCGGCCAGGTCAGCAATGGCGCCGAGGTGATCGCCGAGGGCAATATTCACGTCTATGCGCCGCTGCGCGGCCGTGCGCTGGCGGGGGTGCATGGCAATCATGCTGCGCGGATTTTCTGTACGTGCCTCGAGCCGGAGCTGATCTCGATCGCCGGTATCTATCGGACGACGGAAAATCCCTTGGCGGCGGATGTGCACGGCAAGCCGGTGCAGGTTCGCCTGGATGACGAAAAATTGATCTTCGAACCGCTGCGGCTGACCTGA
- the minD gene encoding septum site-determining protein MinD translates to MAKIIVVTSGKGGVGKTTTSASFASGLALRGHKTAVIDFDVGLRNLDLIMGCERRVVYDLINVIQGEANLNQALIKDKKCDNLFILPASQTRDKDALTLEGVEKVINDLIEAKFEYIVCDSPAGIESGALMAMYFADEALIVTNPEVSSVRDSDRILGILSSKTRRAKEGKDAIKEHLLITRYNPKRVNDGEMLSLTDIQEILRIPLIGVIPESESVLQASNQGLPAVHIEGSDVSEAYKDVIGRFLGETKELRFTDYTKPGLLQRLFGNK, encoded by the coding sequence ATGGCAAAAATCATCGTGGTGACTTCGGGCAAGGGTGGCGTGGGCAAGACCACGACCAGCGCGAGCTTTGCGTCGGGCCTGGCGTTGCGCGGCCATAAGACCGCGGTCATCGATTTCGACGTCGGCCTGCGTAACCTCGATCTGATCATGGGTTGCGAGCGTCGCGTCGTGTATGACCTGATCAACGTCATTCAGGGCGAAGCCAATCTGAATCAGGCGCTGATCAAGGACAAGAAGTGCGACAACCTCTTTATCCTGCCGGCGTCGCAAACGCGTGACAAAGATGCGCTGACGTTGGAAGGCGTGGAAAAGGTCATCAATGACCTGATCGAAGCGAAGTTCGAGTACATCGTCTGTGACTCGCCGGCCGGTATCGAATCCGGTGCGCTGATGGCCATGTATTTCGCCGACGAAGCGCTGATCGTGACGAATCCGGAAGTGTCCTCGGTGCGCGATTCGGACCGTATCCTCGGCATCCTGTCGTCGAAGACGCGTCGGGCCAAGGAAGGCAAGGACGCGATCAAGGAACATCTGCTGATCACGCGCTACAACCCGAAGCGCGTCAACGACGGCGAAATGCTGTCGCTGACCGATATCCAGGAAATCCTGCGCATTCCGTTGATCGGTGTGATTCCGGAATCGGAATCGGTGCTGCAGGCGTCGAATCAAGGCTTGCCGGCAGTACATATCGAAGGCAGCGATGTCTCCGAAGCCTACAAGGACGTGATCGGCCGCTTCCTGGGCGAAACAAAGGAGCTGCGCTTCACGGATTACACGAAGCCAGGATTGTTACAACGCCTTTTCGGCAACAAGTAA